The following coding sequences are from one Nicotiana tabacum cultivar K326 chromosome 1, ASM71507v2, whole genome shotgun sequence window:
- the LOC107806794 gene encoding uncharacterized protein LOC107806794, translated as MNQEGRSSKNKKLTKFIAAGSLASLQNLKVSSLKTNRVIKAPRSLPLHSTSTSAQAVHEQVQQMPLNSTPSVSQAVREQLQHSTSAGGSLPLHSTSAPAQIVHEQEKQMPLNSTSLASQLVRKQWQQLPLDSTPRTSQTVQEQVEDSSNHETNEQSEEQGPSAEKRKRGKTLMQSVHGRKDRKQIVLNENNQLIGPTDDDVNELGNFLGTLARNATICPLNVFDWRKLEIKEDMWKYVKKMKETNTENRKKLRYPHTAGKKRFARICEAEMDRIQSTQEAEDGSQSVDMFASVMGPEHPGRLRLYGRGVTKTSLKRKVGDIGTSSSSTDEMLQQKMVEMEERMQQRMQEKFNAQKDAMELQVAVNIISQFKRLNPDL; from the exons ATGAATCAGGAAGGGCGctcaagtaaaaataaaaaattaacaaaattcaTAGCAGCTGGATCGCTTGCATCTTTGCAAAACCTAAAGGTTTCGTCATTGAAAACAAACAGAGTTATTAAAGCTCCAAGGTCACTGCCTCTGCATTCTACTTCTACATCAGCACAAGCAGTACATGAGCAAGTGCAACAAATGCCACTGAACTCTACACCTTCTGTATCACAAGCAGTACGTGAACAATTGCAGCATTCTACTTCTGCAGGTGGATCGCTGCCTCTGCATTCTACTTCTGCACCAGCACAAATAGTACATGAGCAAGAAAAACAAATGCCACTGAACTCTACCTCTCTTGCATCACAACTAGTACGTAAACAATGGCAACAACTACCACTGGATTCTACCCCTCGTACTTCACAAACGGTACAAGAACAAGTTGAGGATTCTTCCAATCATGAAACAAACGAGCAATCCGAGGAACAAG GTCCTTCTgccgaaaaacgaaaaagaggaaaaactctGATGCAAAGTGTTCATGGTAGGAAAGACCGCAAGCAAATTGTGCTAAATGAGAACAATCAACTCATAGGTCCTACTGATGATGATGTAAATGAGTTGGGTAACTTCCTTGGTACATTGGCAAGGAATGCGACCATTTGTCCTCTTAATGTGTTTGATTGGAGGAAACTTGAGATAAAAGAAGATATGTGGAAATATGTCAAG AAAATGAAAGAAACCAACACTGAGAATCGCAAAAAGTTGAGATATCCACACACTGCTGGCAAAAAACGTTTTGCTAGAATATGCGAG GCTGAAATGGATagaatacaatcaacacaagaaGCTGAAGATGGAAGTCAATCAGTTGACATGTTTGCGTCCGTCATGGGACCTGAGCATCCAGGACGCCTAAGATTGTACGGACGTGGGGTTACCAAGACTTCCTTAAAAAGAAAAGTGGGAGATATTGGAACCTCTTCAAGTTCTACCGATGAGATGCTGCAacaaaaaatggtggaaatggaAGAAAGGATGCAACAAAGAATGCAGGAAAAGTTCAATGCACAAAAAGATGCCATGGAACTACAAGTTGCAGTTAACATCATTTCACAATTTAAGCGTCTGAatccagacttatag